From a region of the Stenotrophomonas sp. BIO128-Bstrain genome:
- the lptC gene encoding LPS export ABC transporter periplasmic protein LptC has product MNVRTAIGGLLLVAALLTGWLALHHRDKAPVAEGEDATKDYVLHDFQIVALDEQGKESTTLRAPLLERARSDETMTLTTPVFLLPDQDGNHWEMRGDSGWVSAKGDQLKLIGNVSGDSPKVPGVVPTTFRTDHLDVFPNENRARTDARVTMTRPGLSQTGVGFEADMKTRQYKLLSQVKTRYEPNAAR; this is encoded by the coding sequence ATGAACGTGCGTACCGCCATCGGCGGCCTGCTGCTGGTCGCCGCACTGCTGACCGGCTGGCTGGCCCTGCACCATCGCGACAAGGCCCCCGTGGCCGAGGGCGAGGATGCCACCAAGGATTACGTGCTGCACGATTTCCAGATCGTGGCGCTGGACGAACAGGGCAAGGAATCCACCACCCTGCGCGCCCCGCTGCTGGAGCGTGCGCGCAGTGATGAAACCATGACCCTGACCACCCCGGTGTTCCTGCTGCCCGACCAGGACGGCAATCACTGGGAGATGCGCGGGGACAGCGGCTGGGTCAGCGCCAAGGGCGACCAGCTCAAGCTCATCGGCAACGTCAGCGGCGACAGCCCCAAGGTCCCCGGCGTTGTGCCCACCACCTTCCGCACCGATCATCTGGACGTGTTCCCGAACGAGAACCGCGCCAGGACCGATGCCCGGGTCACCATGACCCGCCCGGGCCTGTCACAGACAGGCGTCGGCTTTGAAGCCGACATGAAAACCCGGCAGTACAAACTCCTTTCACAGGTCAAGACCCGCTATGAACCGAACGCTGCCCGCTAA
- a CDS encoding KpsF/GutQ family sugar-phosphate isomerase — translation MAVSPQLPHPADAAALVASGRRVFEIERDALGAVAERLGEAFSQACQLVLQGKGRVVATGMGKSGHVARKIAATLASTGTPAFYVHPGEAGHGDLGMITEADVVLALSYSGESDELLMLLPVLKRQGNRLIAMTGRPQSSLASAADVHLDVSVPAEACPLALAPTSSTTASLAMGDALAVALLDARGFTADDFARSHPAGSLGRRLLLHITDVMHSGDELPRVDVGASLSEALVEMSRKRLGMTAVVDADNHLIGLFTDGDLRRALDTDLDVRSAKIADVMTRGPRTIGADQLAAEAAQLMEAHKINGLMVVDADGHLVGALNIHDLLRARVV, via the coding sequence ATGGCTGTCTCGCCCCAACTCCCCCATCCGGCCGACGCTGCGGCACTGGTCGCCAGCGGCCGCCGCGTGTTCGAGATCGAGCGCGATGCGCTGGGCGCGGTCGCCGAGCGGCTGGGCGAGGCGTTCAGCCAGGCCTGCCAGCTGGTCCTGCAGGGCAAGGGCCGCGTGGTCGCCACCGGCATGGGCAAGTCTGGCCATGTGGCCCGCAAGATCGCCGCTACCCTGGCCTCGACCGGCACCCCGGCCTTCTATGTGCACCCCGGTGAAGCCGGTCACGGCGACCTGGGCATGATCACCGAGGCCGATGTGGTGCTGGCGCTGTCCTATTCGGGCGAGTCCGACGAACTGCTGATGCTGCTGCCGGTGCTCAAGCGCCAGGGCAACCGCCTGATCGCGATGACTGGGCGGCCGCAGTCCAGCCTGGCCAGCGCCGCCGACGTTCACCTGGATGTCAGCGTACCGGCCGAGGCCTGCCCGCTGGCCCTGGCCCCGACCTCCAGCACCACCGCCTCGCTGGCCATGGGCGATGCACTGGCCGTGGCCCTGCTCGATGCGCGCGGCTTCACGGCCGATGATTTCGCCCGCTCGCACCCGGCCGGCAGCCTCGGCCGCCGCCTGCTGCTGCACATCACCGATGTCATGCACAGCGGCGATGAGCTGCCGCGCGTGGACGTCGGCGCCAGCCTCAGCGAGGCCCTGGTGGAGATGAGCCGCAAGCGCCTGGGCATGACCGCCGTGGTGGACGCGGACAACCACCTGATCGGCCTGTTCACCGACGGCGACCTGCGTCGTGCGCTGGATACCGACCTGGACGTGCGCAGCGCGAAGATCGCCGATGTGATGACCCGCGGCCCGCGCACCATCGGTGCCGACCAGCTGGCGGCCGAGGCCGCGCAGTTGATGGAAGCCCACAAGATCAACGGCTTGATGGTGGTCGATGCCGACGGCCATCTGGTCGGCGCGCTCAACATTCATGACCTGTTGCGGGCCCGGGTGGTTTAA
- a CDS encoding HAD hydrolase family protein, giving the protein MPYSPLPGFPSHLHAVAGRIRLACFDVDGTLTDGRLYYDKDGNESKAYYVQDGLGLKLLQHHGIHPVLITARNSQSALKRGADLGIDTQIAVGDKLASVKALCGQHGIGLDQVAFMGDDLPDLGPLCAVGLAVAPANAHPWIAERVHWQTRSDGGQGAARELCDVLLAAQGHVDVVLARFGA; this is encoded by the coding sequence ATGCCCTACTCCCCGTTGCCCGGTTTCCCGTCCCACCTGCATGCCGTCGCCGGCCGTATCCGGCTGGCGTGCTTCGACGTGGACGGCACGCTCACCGACGGTCGGCTTTACTACGACAAGGACGGCAACGAGAGCAAGGCGTACTACGTGCAGGACGGACTCGGCCTGAAACTGCTGCAACACCACGGTATCCACCCGGTGCTGATCACCGCGCGCAACAGCCAGTCCGCGCTCAAGCGCGGCGCGGACCTGGGCATCGATACCCAGATCGCGGTCGGCGACAAGCTGGCCAGCGTCAAGGCGCTGTGCGGGCAGCACGGCATCGGCCTGGACCAGGTGGCCTTCATGGGCGACGACCTGCCCGATCTCGGCCCGCTGTGCGCGGTCGGCCTGGCGGTCGCGCCGGCCAATGCCCACCCGTGGATCGCCGAACGCGTGCACTGGCAGACCCGCAGCGACGGTGGCCAGGGCGCCGCGCGTGAGCTGTGCGATGTCCTGCTGGCCGCACAGGGTCATGTGGACGTCGTGCTGGCGAGGTTCGGCGCATGA
- the lptA gene encoding lipopolysaccharide transport periplasmic protein LptA codes for MNRTLPAKLALLALLLPGVALAKSSDRNQPMNLESNSNDCNLTDDAGKCTFTGNVVITQGTLVIHAANADLFRKNGDIERVVLTGKQATLEQEMDDGSKMNAWADNMDYNVNSEVIILTGNYKVESPRGTNSGQKMTYNTRTGNMQSGGDGTRVRTVIQPKNKGAAPAAPAAKPATPAAKPATPPAAGSKK; via the coding sequence ATGAACCGAACGCTGCCCGCTAAGCTCGCGCTGCTCGCCCTGCTGCTGCCCGGCGTGGCGCTGGCCAAGTCGTCCGACCGCAACCAGCCGATGAACCTGGAATCCAACAGCAACGACTGCAACCTGACCGACGATGCGGGCAAGTGCACGTTCACCGGCAACGTGGTGATCACCCAGGGCACCCTGGTGATCCATGCGGCCAACGCCGATCTGTTCCGCAAGAACGGCGATATCGAACGCGTCGTGCTGACCGGCAAGCAGGCCACGCTGGAGCAGGAAATGGATGACGGCTCCAAGATGAATGCCTGGGCCGACAACATGGATTACAACGTCAACAGCGAAGTGATCATCCTCACCGGCAACTACAAGGTCGAGTCGCCGCGCGGCACCAACAGCGGCCAGAAAATGACCTACAACACGCGCACCGGCAACATGCAGAGCGGTGGCGACGGCACCCGCGTGCGCACCGTGATCCAGCCCAAGAACAAGGGCGCCGCACCGGCCGCCCCGGCGGCCAAGCCGGCCACGCCCGCGGCCAAGCCCGCCACCCCGCCCGCCGCCGGGAGCAAGAAGTAA
- the lptB gene encoding LPS export ABC transporter ATP-binding protein translates to MLVAKGLRKRYKQREVVKDFGLTLEAGEVVGLLGPNGAGKTTCFYMIVGLVETDAGSIVLDGKDITSDPMYTRAKQGVGYLPQEPSVFRKLTVADNLRLVLELREDLDKAGREKELASLLDELQINHVADQLGASLSGGERRRCEIARALAAKPRLILLDEPFAGVDPISVGEIQRIVTHLKQRGIGVLITDHNVRETLGICDRAYILNEGSVLAQGAPDEILANADVRRVYLGDTFKL, encoded by the coding sequence ATGCTCGTCGCCAAAGGCCTGCGCAAGCGCTACAAGCAGCGTGAAGTCGTCAAGGATTTCGGGCTGACCCTGGAGGCCGGTGAAGTGGTGGGCCTGCTCGGCCCCAACGGTGCCGGCAAGACCACCTGCTTCTACATGATCGTGGGGCTGGTCGAGACCGATGCCGGCAGCATCGTGCTGGACGGCAAGGACATCACCAGCGACCCGATGTACACCCGCGCCAAGCAGGGCGTGGGCTACCTGCCGCAGGAACCCTCGGTGTTCCGCAAGCTGACCGTGGCCGACAACCTGCGCCTGGTGCTGGAACTGCGCGAGGACCTGGACAAGGCCGGCCGCGAAAAGGAACTGGCCAGCCTGCTGGACGAACTGCAGATCAACCACGTGGCCGACCAGCTCGGGGCCAGCCTCTCCGGCGGTGAGCGCCGCCGCTGTGAAATCGCCCGCGCGCTGGCCGCCAAACCGCGCCTGATCCTGCTCGATGAGCCGTTCGCCGGCGTCGACCCGATCTCGGTCGGTGAAATCCAGCGCATCGTCACCCATCTCAAGCAGCGCGGGATCGGGGTGCTGATCACCGACCACAATGTCCGCGAAACCTTGGGAATCTGCGACCGCGCGTATATCCTCAACGAGGGCAGCGTGCTGGCACAGGGCGCGCCGGACGAGATCCTGGCCAACGCCGACGTCCGCCGCGTCTACCTTGGGGATACCTTCAAGCTCTGA
- a CDS encoding DUF3108 domain-containing protein: protein MRTPLFKPVLLMASLLCTAALAHAQETAPPPLPALPAMDWEAPPLQPFTATYQALYKGKQAGDATMRVTHTGGDQWRVDMQVVGRSGFASVLGLNLEQSTVFENRNGTYVPLSQSTVRKGLFLGKKVTGTYDWKAGTAQWLGDLKKERRQPIPLQPGDQSALLLNLAIMRDARPGGQMHYRYVDVGRVRQHDYQAAPDTENVPVGDLSYNALRVYRTNGGNDETILWIANGVPTPVRILQREDGEDRIDLRLIEYQGV from the coding sequence ATGAGAACGCCTTTGTTCAAGCCCGTGCTGCTGATGGCCTCCCTGCTGTGCACTGCCGCCCTTGCCCACGCGCAGGAGACGGCGCCCCCCCCGTTGCCCGCCCTTCCTGCAATGGACTGGGAGGCACCGCCGCTGCAGCCATTCACCGCCACCTACCAAGCCCTCTACAAGGGCAAGCAGGCCGGCGATGCGACCATGCGCGTCACCCACACCGGCGGCGACCAGTGGCGGGTGGACATGCAGGTGGTGGGTCGCAGCGGCTTTGCCAGCGTGCTCGGCCTGAACCTGGAGCAGAGCACGGTGTTCGAGAACCGCAACGGCACCTACGTGCCGTTGAGCCAGAGCACTGTCCGCAAAGGCCTGTTCCTGGGCAAGAAAGTGACCGGCACCTATGACTGGAAGGCCGGCACCGCGCAGTGGCTGGGCGATCTGAAGAAGGAACGCCGCCAGCCGATCCCGCTGCAGCCCGGCGACCAGAGCGCGCTGCTGCTGAATCTGGCGATCATGCGCGACGCCCGCCCCGGCGGGCAGATGCACTACCGCTATGTGGACGTGGGCCGCGTCCGCCAGCACGACTACCAGGCCGCGCCGGACACGGAGAACGTGCCGGTGGGCGACCTGTCCTACAACGCGCTGCGGGTGTACCGCACCAACGGCGGCAACGACGAAACCATCCTCTGGATCGCCAACGGTGTTCCCACGCCGGTGCGCATCCTGCAACGCGAAGATGGCGAAGATCGGATTGATCTGCGCCTGATCGAATACCAAGGAGTCTGA
- a CDS encoding BolA family protein: MDAETIRNLIETGLPGARADVQGDDGVHFEATVVCDAFAGKMPLARHRMVYATLGDLMGGAIHALALKTVTPAEAGG, from the coding sequence TTGGACGCCGAGACCATCCGCAATCTGATCGAAACCGGCCTGCCTGGCGCCCGCGCGGACGTGCAGGGTGACGACGGCGTGCACTTCGAGGCCACCGTGGTCTGCGACGCCTTTGCCGGAAAAATGCCGCTAGCGCGTCACCGCATGGTCTACGCGACCCTGGGCGATCTGATGGGCGGGGCGATCCACGCGCTGGCGCTGAAGACGGTCACCCCGGCCGAAGCGGGCGGTTGA
- a CDS encoding EF-hand domain-containing protein, protein MILRGRFTRRRKALLVLVLIVLAWLGYAWYAGIAITQGIQQEDMDWNADGTVSRTEVFQSFHAVGVDKSVDGNRHCSTYYWRDTRQQIRVDCRTVFGEAKPE, encoded by the coding sequence ATGATCCTGCGCGGCCGGTTCACCCGCCGCCGCAAGGCGCTGCTGGTCCTGGTGCTGATCGTGCTGGCATGGCTGGGCTACGCCTGGTATGCCGGCATCGCGATCACCCAGGGCATCCAGCAGGAAGACATGGACTGGAACGCCGACGGCACGGTCAGCCGTACCGAGGTGTTCCAGTCGTTCCATGCGGTCGGCGTGGACAAGAGCGTCGACGGCAACCGCCACTGCAGCACCTACTACTGGCGCGATACGCGGCAGCAGATCCGGGTGGACTGCAGGACGGTCTTCGGCGAGGCCAAGCCGGAATGA
- the murA gene encoding UDP-N-acetylglucosamine 1-carboxyvinyltransferase has product MAKIVVTGGKPLHGEVNISGAKNAVLPILCATLLADAPVEITNVPHLHDVVTTVKLLGELGAKVTIDQGTLSRGSAIVVDPRSVDQHVAPYELVKTMRASILVLGPLLARFGAAEVSLPGGCAIGSRPVDQHIKGLQALGAEITVENGFIKAQAKRLKGAHFTFDMVSVTGTENVLMAAVLAEGTTVLDNAAMEPEVTDLAHCLIALGAKIEGLGTARLTIEGVEKLSGGRHEVLPDRIETGTFLVAAAMTGGKVTVNRARPNTMDAVLAKLVEAGAHIETTEDSITLDMGGKRPRAVNLTTAPYPAFPTDMQAQFMALNCVADGVGVINETIFENRFMHVNELLRLGADIQVEGHTAIVRGAEQLSGAPVMATDLRASASLILAGLMAEGDTTIDRIYHLDRGYENIEEKLSSLGATIRRVAA; this is encoded by the coding sequence ATGGCCAAGATCGTAGTGACCGGCGGCAAGCCGCTGCACGGTGAAGTGAACATTTCCGGCGCCAAGAACGCTGTCCTCCCCATCCTGTGCGCGACCCTGCTGGCCGATGCGCCGGTGGAGATCACCAACGTGCCGCACCTGCACGATGTGGTCACCACCGTGAAGCTGCTCGGCGAGCTGGGTGCCAAGGTCACCATCGACCAGGGCACCCTGTCGCGCGGCAGCGCGATCGTGGTCGACCCGCGCTCGGTGGACCAGCACGTGGCGCCGTATGAGCTGGTCAAGACCATGCGCGCCTCGATCCTGGTGCTCGGCCCGCTGCTGGCCCGCTTCGGCGCGGCCGAAGTGTCGCTGCCCGGCGGCTGCGCGATCGGCTCGCGTCCGGTCGACCAGCACATCAAGGGCCTGCAGGCCCTGGGTGCGGAAATCACCGTCGAGAACGGCTTCATCAAGGCCCAGGCCAAGCGTCTGAAGGGGGCACACTTCACCTTCGACATGGTCAGCGTCACCGGCACCGAAAACGTGCTGATGGCCGCCGTGCTGGCCGAAGGCACCACTGTGCTGGACAACGCGGCGATGGAGCCGGAAGTCACCGACCTGGCGCACTGCCTGATCGCGCTCGGCGCGAAGATCGAAGGCCTGGGCACCGCCCGCCTGACCATCGAAGGCGTCGAGAAGCTCTCCGGTGGCCGTCATGAAGTGCTGCCCGACCGTATCGAAACCGGCACCTTCCTGGTTGCCGCGGCGATGACCGGCGGCAAGGTCACGGTCAACCGTGCCCGCCCGAACACCATGGACGCGGTGCTGGCCAAGCTGGTGGAGGCCGGTGCGCACATCGAGACCACCGAAGACAGTATCACCCTGGACATGGGCGGCAAGCGCCCGCGTGCGGTCAACCTGACCACCGCGCCGTATCCGGCGTTCCCGACCGACATGCAGGCGCAGTTCATGGCGCTCAACTGCGTGGCCGACGGCGTGGGCGTGATCAACGAAACGATCTTCGAAAACCGTTTCATGCACGTCAACGAACTGCTGCGCCTGGGCGCGGACATCCAGGTGGAAGGCCACACCGCGATCGTCCGTGGTGCCGAGCAGCTCAGCGGCGCGCCGGTGATGGCCACCGATCTGCGCGCCTCGGCCTCGCTGATCCTGGCCGGCCTGATGGCCGAGGGTGATACCACCATCGACCGCATCTACCACCTGGACCGCGGCTACGAGAACATCGAAGAGAAGCTGTCCTCGCTGGGCGCCACCATCCGGCGCGTCGCGGCATGA
- a CDS encoding DUF3108 domain-containing protein, giving the protein MTTLNRPLTWIAAGALAVVSLPAMALQPFKADYQASYMGMQANGTMTLTSEGANKWRYSLNVKNQLADLSQNTVFEEANGRLRPLSSNDRSVLLVKKRNVDANYNWTSNQATWTGDVKPDRRGPVALKAGDMDALLINLAIARDLAAGKPLNYRMVDEGRIKPMSYKVVGKEKITVAGKSYDATKVSRVDGNKELIAWIVPEFPVPARLLQRESGKDALDLTIKGMN; this is encoded by the coding sequence ATGACCACACTGAACCGTCCGCTGACCTGGATCGCCGCTGGCGCCCTGGCTGTCGTGAGCCTGCCCGCCATGGCGCTGCAGCCGTTCAAGGCCGATTACCAGGCCAGCTACATGGGCATGCAGGCCAATGGCACCATGACCCTCACCAGCGAAGGCGCCAACAAGTGGCGCTACAGCCTCAACGTCAAGAACCAGCTGGCCGATCTCAGCCAGAACACCGTCTTCGAGGAAGCCAACGGCCGCCTGCGCCCGCTGAGTAGCAACGACCGCTCGGTGCTGCTGGTCAAGAAGCGCAACGTGGACGCCAACTACAACTGGACCAGCAACCAGGCGACCTGGACCGGCGACGTCAAGCCGGACCGTCGCGGCCCGGTCGCGCTCAAGGCCGGCGACATGGACGCCCTGCTGATCAACCTGGCGATCGCGCGGGATCTGGCTGCCGGCAAGCCGCTGAACTACCGCATGGTCGACGAAGGCCGGATCAAGCCGATGTCCTACAAGGTGGTCGGCAAGGAAAAGATCACCGTGGCCGGCAAGTCCTACGACGCGACGAAGGTCTCGCGCGTGGACGGCAACAAGGAACTGATCGCCTGGATCGTGCCGGAGTTCCCGGTGCCGGCGCGCCTGCTGCAGCGTGAGAGCGGCAAGGATGCGCTGGACCTGACGATCAAAGGCATGAACTGA